From Rhododendron vialii isolate Sample 1 chromosome 7a, ASM3025357v1:
TGGATAATGGGGTTCCGTAAACGATGCCATCTCCAATATCCTTGGGCAATAATGGAGGCCACCTTAGCCCTCAAAGACCTGCCCACATCAGTCAGTACCCTTTCACCAAAAGTAGAGTACAACGGCCCAAGAGGGTGCCAGTTATGTAACCACAAAAAggtattttttccatttccaacTTGATACCAGATAAGAGGTTGCCCAAGGTGTCTGAGGCCTAAGAGCTTTCTCATAGTCCATGAGGCATCACAAGGTACCTCCATGGACCAGATACACTGCCCTTTTATGATGTATGAATGAATCCACTTAACCCAAAGGGTGTCTGCCTTCTTACATACAGCCCACAAATGCTTAAGCATAGCTGCCCTATTCCAGTCTTTAATCCTTCTGAGCCCTAAACCCCCTTCATCTTTAGGACGGTAGATATGAGCCCATTTCACCTTTGCCCCTGAATGTTTGAGATCAGGTCCAGACCACAAAAAGGCCATAAGAGTGCCCTCAATCTCTTGAATTAACTTGCTGGGAAGGATGAATATGGAACTCCAATAAACTTGAATACTAAACAATATGGAATGCATGAGTAGAACCCTTCCACCATAAGACATTGTTCTGTTAGAACCAGCAGTAATCCTTTGTAAGATCTTCTCTTTCAAAACAACGCAGTCAGCTGATCGCAACTGAGGAAATGAGAGGCACCCCCAAATATTTGATGGGGAAGCTACCTTCTGGAAAGGGAAGAACACTTTGCATTTTCCTCTTTAAAAGCTCATCTACTCCACCATAGAACACAACACTTTTATAGGCATTAGGTTTCAGCCCAGAGAATGAAAGAAAATCAGTCAAAAGAGCACTAATAAGCTGTAAGGAATCATGATCCCCACTGCTAAGAATGAATAGGTCATCAGCAAAAGCAAGATGGCAGAGGTTCAGAGCACTACACTTTGGATGAAACTTAAACCTGCCATGCTGAACTCGAAACTTGAGAATGGCTGCAAATGCCTCCATCACAATTAGAAACAAATAGGGAGATTGGGAGAAATTGGGTCTCCCTGCCTTAACCCCCTTTGACCAGGAAAATATCCCTCCATACTACCATTAATAACCACAGAGTACTTTCCTGAAGTCACACATTCCTTAATCCAATTAACAAACGAGGTTGGAAACTCCATACAAAGCATTGTATCAAACAGATAACCCCAATCCACTGAGTCGTAAGCCTTCATAAGGTCAATTTTAATAGCACATCTTGGTTCCCCATTTGGTCTATGATAACCCCTAACTAACTCTTGCATCAAAAGCACATTATCTACAATAGACCTTCCTTTAACAAATGCAGACTAAGCTTGATCAAATCAATTATGAGAGGCAGGACCATTTTGCATTCTATTAGCCAAGACTTTAGTAATGCACTTGTATGTGACATTACAACAAGAAATGGATCGGTAGTCTCTAATAGAAGAGGGAGCACTGACCTTTGGAATGAGAGAAATGGCCATGGCATTCCATTCTTTAAGCAACACCCCTGTCTTAAAAAAAGAGATGACAGCTTTGGTAAATCACTACCCACCACCTCCAAGTTTTTCTGAAAGAACAAGGAGGGCTTTGTCCCCATTGATAGACATGAGAGCAGCCTTAACCTCATCTACAGTGACAGGAGCAACTAACTGATCTCTAAAGTGGGGAGGAACTTTGGCTTGAATGGCTTGATTGAGAGTAGGAATAGCATCAGTCTTCCCTTCAAAAGCTGTTCCCAACAAACCAGTGTAGTAACCCAGAATTTCTTGTTTAACTGCCGCTGGATCATCAAGCAAATTACCACTAGAATCAGTGAGGCTTAAGATAGTGTTCCTAGCCCTATAAGTACACATTTTTTGATGAAAGAATTTGGTATTCTGATCCCCCAAAGCCAACCATTTAACCCTAGATTTTTGCTTAAGAAAGGATTCTTCAGCCATCCGAAGCTCAACATATTTACCCAAAGCTTCTTTCTCAACTTGACATAGCTCAGGGTCAAAAggagttttaaaaaattgctcTTGAATTGAATCCAACTCCTCTTTAGCAGCACAAACCCTCTTAGAAATGTTAGAATAACATTGCAGATTAAAATTCCTAAGCACAACTTTTAATCTCTTGAGCTTAGAAGAAAGAATATACATGGGTCTCCCAGAAATTGGCTCTCCCCAAGACTGAATCAGAACATCCCTAAACCCAGGATTATTCAACCAGAAGTTGAAAAACTTAAAAGGCCTTCTCTTGTGAGTGTTAGGCAGGACAGTAACAAGCATAGAGCAATGATCAAATATTCCAGGGGCCACAAAGGTAGCCTCACTATTGGGGAAAGACACCAACCATTGATTGTTAGAAATAATCCTATCAATCCTACTCTTGTTATATCCAGAACCACCCCTCTTGTACTCTTCATTCGATACATAGAGGAAACTGGTGTGAGTGGTGTACGTAAGTGACTAAGGTGAGATAAAATATATTAAGGTGGTTTAGACATATTTACCATAGACCTGCAACGCAGTGGTCAAAGAAGAGTGACATGATAGTAGTGAATGCTAGGACTAGAAGAAGAGAAAGACCTAAAGTGATTTGGTATGCCATGATACGGAAGGATTTGAGCTTACTAAATTTACGTGAACAGATAGCCCTGAACAGAGCTCAATTGGAAAAacatgattcatgtagccgaccccaatttattgggacacaaggcttggtttggtttggttttcttgattgttcttcGCGCGTTGTATGTTTGTTATTTGGCCGATTACTCAACAGTTTTCTAATATTGTGATGGCAGCGGCATTGAATTCGGAATACGAGGTTTGATAATCATGTGTTTGTGGTTGAATTAGAGTAGATTGTAGTCTACGAATGCATAAGATAAATTAATTGAAATCACGATCACGCAAGATGACATAAGCACAAGATTATAGAGATACATCGAAGTTGCGGCAGTTGCCCTTGGCTACCACCATCAAGTCTCTGTAGTTTGGGGTTTAGGGCCACAAATCTGTGAAATAGTACCATAAGTACCCTCAGGTGAAATAGAAAACTTAGTTGGATCTGCAACATGCACGGGCAGGTGAACTATACCTTGCTTGACATATCATAAAACTGTCTGTTCGAACTAATCAATTCCCAAATGTGAATGCTGATGACAATGTAAGTTTAGTGGTGGTATGGCCAGAATATGACTCACTCTGGAAAGTACTAATATACTATAAGAAACAGTAGGCGCTTCAAAAGGGTTAGATTCTAAGGGCGCTACTGAAAACCTTTTTTTAAGTCATGTGATAGGGGGTGTAAACGCATCATTGGGGTAGGGCGAAAACGAAGACAGTGTGTGGTTTCTGATCTCTATTTCCTTGCTATCGCATGGTCCGGTTGATCAGAGAGTTTTCTTAGCAGAAAAGCtgtaaaataatgtaaaactaaaattttgatgatctatGATTTATTTGTAGTAATTTGAGAAAATTAACTCCTTGCCCTACTCCATTTTATGTCCCATTCTGGTATGCTAGGGTTGGTTTTCCCTAGCCTTGGGGAATGCTTGTTAATATGTCACTTAATATGCTGtcacgagggcatagttttagCTTCTAGGATTTAAAATCTTTCGACTTCTTGAGAAAGGTTCTTATTGTGTTAGCAGCTATTGAGAAATGGGATTAAAATAGAAGGTGTTGTTCTTCTCTCTTAGATGCCGGGTGCTTTGGCCAGTGGTGCACTTCATCTTTCTTACTAATTAGCAGCTATTGGAAAACTTGATTATAATAGGTATTTTACTCTCTTAGATGCGGAGTGCATTGACATGTGATGCACTTCATCCTAGATTGGCAGCTAATTTACAACTTTCAGGTTCGCAATAGCACTTCATCCTACTCATATTTACCCCTCTAGTCACAAATAGGTTCATCTTCACCATTTCACTTTTTGTAGAGTAAATCCCACATGCTTAGACATGACATGGTTGCTCACTAGAAGTTCATAACAACTTTGATTCGGGTCTCTTGGATTTTTACCTTGAAAGGATAGGATGCAGGCCTAAGTGGAGATCGCTGTTTAGCAAAAGAGGTCCCAAAATGTTgtgcctgtttccttttttgaacgtctcaaaaaattgtccGTGTTTTTTAatgtataatattttatatattcaatatagatcttatttgatagatctcatttaattcttttaaacaaagatttTGAAATCGTAAAgaacattataaattgtgagatatagacaattttttgtgatgtttcaaaaaagaaataggcacaacaaattgggacggagggagtaattctAGGAGGTGTGGATGTAAGTTTTGAGGGTTGGGAGATTATTTCGGGTTTCGTGATTGGCTTGTTGGAGTAGTAGCTCCTAACATATCGTCTTGGCACGTTGGATTCATGTTCACTTGTCTGTGTTTGTGCAGTAAGAAGTACAATAGATCAAACAAGTCCGGAAGAAAGAATTTGAGGTTGGTTGTGGGGATGGAGCTATGAGACTGTGTCCTTCCTAAGCTATATTTGAGCTTGTTTATTGTCCAATGAGTTACATTAGATGATTATGTCTTGGTGTATATGTGAAACTGCAGAAGATTTCTGAAAGGCTCAAGCCCTTTAAGGTTTGCTAGATGTAGCAGTTGGGTAACCTGATTATTTGGGCACTATTATGGGACATGGACTGATGATGACAAGAATGGAAATTTCCGTTATCATAATAAGTACCTGGATATGATAGGCAAACATCACAAGTCATGGTAACTGCTTAGGTAGCTTGGTCAGTCCTAGAGATGTGGCAGCGGGCTCGATAATTGAAGCTTTTTATATTGATAAAATGGTTAGAGCAAGAGGCAGAACTCAGCTTCTTAGCCACCTAAGTTCtccttcaaaattttttttttttttcgctagtctcttttagtttttagttttaACGGTTTGTTGCCCTTTTGCACTCATCCATGCTCAAGATACTGTCATGGGTTTGTATTTTCTGCTGGCATTAAGAATCGAACCAAAAAGTTCCTGGTTAATGGGGCTTATGATATACCATCACGAACTTGTTGGAACAATGAAGCAAGGAATGATTCTGAATTGCTGAAGTTGGCACTAATTCTTGCTTGATGCAAACAAACTCCGGATGATGTAGTTTTAGTGAAACAATCTTCatgtgtatttttcttttatctgcTAACATTTTGGCATTTGTCAAGTTTGTTTGTTAAGATTGATCCCCCTTTCATCAAACACTACAAAAATTGACGCTCCTTTTTGATACATAAGGGGGAGAGCCACATTGCACGACTTATATCTGTTCATATGATGAgtaatgttttcttttcctattttcccattatttttgcttttctttctctctccctcactttTGGCCCTTCGGACAAGCAGGGTTTCAGGAAGGTTGATCCAGACCGTTGGGAGTTTGCAAATGAGGGATTCCTGAGAGGTCAAAAGCACCTTCTCAGAACTATCAGTAGGCGGAAACCTACCCACGGACCTAACAACCGACCGCCTGAGCAACCACTCGTGCAAAATTCATCTGTTGGAGCCTGTATTGAGGTGGGGAAATTCGGGCTAGAGGAAGAGGTTGAGAGGCTAAAGAGGGACAAAAATGTCCTTATGCAAGAGATCGTGAGATTGAGGCAGCAGCAACAGGCCACTGATGGGCATATGCAAGCAATGGTGGAGAGGCTACAAGGGATGGAGCAGCGGCAACAACAGATGATGTCTTTCCTTGCAAAGGCAGTAAATAGTCCTGGCTTTTTGGCGCAGTTtgtgcagcagcagcagcagcagcaaaatGAGAGCAACAGGCGGATAATTTCCGAAGGAAGCAAAAAACGGAGGATTCAGCAGGAAGGGCCTGCCGACGGACAGATTGTGAAGTATCGGCCTTTGATGAATGAGGCAGCAAATGCAATGCTTAGTCAGCTcattaaaacagacacttataaAACTCAGCTGGAAAATTTGAACAATGATTCCAATACTTTCTTGATTAATGATGCTTCCTCACCTGATGTGTTAGACAATGGTACTTCTTCAGGCAGTACCTCAGGAGTGATTCTTCAGGAAGTCCCACTTACTTCTGGGCAATCTTATTTTCCAGAAACTTCCAGAATTTCTAGTCAATGTGAAATGGTTGCAACCACTCCATTTTCAACTATGAGCCCACCAGTTAGAGCACAAGAATTGCCATCTTTTGCTCTTCCGCAGACAAATTTAGGTGTTTCTCAGCTCTCTCcactccaagaaatggtttcaGAAAGCAACGGTGACATGAGTGGGAAAGTCAACATTGGTCCCTCTATTGATTCA
This genomic window contains:
- the LOC131333753 gene encoding heat shock factor protein HSF8-like, with amino-acid sequence MDTEDGGNPPPPAPAPIPNANAPPPFLAKTYDMVDDQSSDEIVSWSPTNNSFVVWNPPEFARDLLPKHFKHNNFSSFVRQLNTYGFRKVDPDRWEFANEGFLRGQKHLLRTISRRKPTHGPNNRPPEQPLVQNSSVGACIEVGKFGLEEEVERLKRDKNVLMQEIVRLRQQQQATDGHMQAMVERLQGMEQRQQQMMSFLAKAVNSPGFLAQFVQQQQQQQNESNRRIISEGSKKRRIQQEGPADGQIVKYRPLMNEAANAMLSQLIKTDTYKTQLENLNNDSNTFLINDASSPDVLDNGTSSGSTSGVILQEVPLTSGQSYFPETSRISSQCEMVATTPFSTMSPPVRAQELPSFALPQTNLGVSQLSPLQEMVSESNGDMSGKVNIGPSIDSSSLQENCEMSSEIRDFSTYHELELNSSFLDDNLIPFLVDDLFLFQNPQPVETDVVDSTSAEEGNIAKSMENGWNNTPHVDQLTEQMVSLGSDPEKV